A single Drosophila miranda strain MSH22 chromosome XR, D.miranda_PacBio2.1, whole genome shotgun sequence DNA region contains:
- the LOC108151875 gene encoding actin cytoskeleton-regulatory complex protein pan1 isoform X1 gives MSHQQFHHYHHHDQLQQVQSESVLKGNSSSDLGSERNPQNLHNPCHSTTARGIGGGSMDLRNLCQRLDVDRLRAKLPSLPSLPSLPQLKLPKLLPKLRGRKDFRSSRRNHSSNSNKDGAGGAAVKGVDGGGMCTLPLPLPQQSQQFINRTPQRISTISSLMYEEQQQEVDTGMGMGMGMGMGIGQGTGHRQPSTYRSAGSLDDDYYAPDSGVGDRASRPISPVKIPSAPVEGGGQPPTLTQRIQRGYKSLSELRLKHLFTKQTILRRDDIEVDRYVEQYEAELRSERRALARRDREIADNYDIRFKTLARSRQNSPDREAGEAKVRTKPQKPRSVAEQSGDESGMEGTPPLPARSRKPGIAATRFAKVRQPPLQMEEQEVQRGREEQPDREASPRRSSYKQLLQKLPSFPNTLHSLQKGRSKEEKGAGEEASSTPQTPPPKSAIRKNIKRLRKSIKRPAKLKEKQQQQQQKAVDDSDEEPQQGRESDREKEPPAKSSGNLRARLSRFASTEQLQERWRKSFKTAATESQESPKGGAGAAAGAGVGAATGMAIGVHLERTLTKLNEKMHQLKFFQRQGGAASSPSETVGRQSKPNTVGHEPVFIDDDEELAATYHHSDSDEDEEERGSQDSGHDVCAAEAFGQQEDDSEDGDEDEEEETQMEHPLPGTASAHAARHMATLAELQAEAAKGGCPNGGRSFAAWSSDSLEEIPDEDYPRVLIHQEHTDDSCESTLIIAVATKTSKASSPALVRSPTPTPTPTGITTQWLLNEPTEQQPGGAGEAECWPGPRPLCKPKSIDIFEASGAAFADFDEALRNAPILRISAGSSCDKSGEEADDSSSRVTRIRVQTPPQIGNSRESLMAQEREEEQEQEEEKDAEEERERRALERPPSASPPPPPLPQRRPPQRRISTPPPVPIYDAVPPPLPTSKPPPLSMTIPPNRAASPTVPASLPAVSSLPQRSRASMTRPAKPLVKTSSLRLTYNEQVLPGDIGKVNKLISRFEGGRRPRLCPRRLHSEEYELTATSASFNGDEDQDDAAEEEEDGQKEEAASPITPTNRPVVIPEIVTTQPSNNNNNNNNNSNSNRRREKEEEEEFLTMELSLDRQNSNCSRSEYGSPLAYPYPSRRRSSAATGAPPFTLPAPQQQQQQQQQQQQQQQQQQQQQQRQQARRSRRSMTRDDENFYSFDSDEENSYYSISPSGSSRYVVEI, from the exons ATGAGCCACCAACAGTTCCATCACTATCATCATCACGACCAGCTGCAGCAAGTGCAATCGGAATCGGTATTGAAAGGGAACTCCTCTTCCGACTTGGGCTCCGAAAGGAATCCACAGAATCTGCATAATCCGTGCCACTCCACTACCGCACGCGGCATCGGCGGTGGGTCAATGGACCTTCGTAATCTCTGCCAGCGTCTCGATGTGGATCGCCTGAGAG CCAAGCTGCCTTCGTTGCCTTCGCTGCCCTCGCTGCCGCAACTGAAGCTCCCGAAATTGCTCCCCAAGCTCCGCGGTCGCAAGGACTTCCGCAGCTCCAGGAGAaaccacagcagcaacagtaacAAGGATGGGGCCGGGGGAGCAGCAGTCAAAGGAGTCGACGGCGGAGGAATGTGCAcgctgccgttgccgctgccacaACAGTCACAGCAGTTCATCAACCGCACACCCCAGCGGATCTCCACCATCAGCTCGTTGATGTacgaggagcagcagcaggaggtgGACACGggcatgggaatgggaatgggaatgggaatgggcatTGGCCAAGGAACAGGACACAGACAGCCAAGCACCTATCGAAGTGCGGGGAGTCTGGATGACGATTATTATGCACCGGACAGCGGAGTCGGGGACCGTGCCTCGCGACCCATTAGCCCCGTTAAGATTCCGTCAGCCCCAGTGGAAGGTGGAGGCCAGCCCCCGACTCTGACGCAGCGCATCCAGAGGGGCTACAAGAGCCTCAGCGAGCTTCGGCTGAAGCATCTGTTCACCAAGCAGACGATCCTGAGGCGGGACGACATCGAGGTGGACCGCTACGTGGAGCAGTACGAAGCCGAGCTGCGGTCGGAGCGGCGGGCACTGGCGCGCAGGGATCGGGAGATAGCCGACAACTACGACATTCGATTCAAGACGCTCGCCAGATCCAGACAGAACAGTCCCGACCGAGAGGCCGGAGAGGCGAAGGTGCGCACGAAGCCCCAGAAGCCGCGCAGCGTGGCCGAGCAGAGTGGAGATGAGAGCGGAATGGAGGGCACACCACCACTGCCCGCGAGAAGCAGGAAGCCGGGCATTGCAGCCACGCGATTCGCCAAGGTCCGACAGCCGCCGCTGCAAATGGAAGAGCAGGAGGTGCAGAGGGGGCGCGAGGAGCAGCCGGATCGGGAGGCTTCGCCGCGTCGCAGCAGCTATAAACAGCTGTTGCAAAAGCTCCCCAGCTTCCCCAACACCCTTCACAGTCTCCAGAAAGGTCGCAGCAAGGAGGAGAAGGGTGCGGGGGAGGAGGCATCGAGCACACCTCAAACCCCCCCACCGAAGTCGGCTATCCGCAAAAACATCAAGAGGCTGCGCAAGTCCATCAAGCGGCCAGCGAAGCTcaaggagaagcagcagcagcagcagcagaaggcagTCGACGATTCGGACGAAGAGCCGCAGCAAGGGAGGGAGAGCGACAGGGAGAAGGAGCCACCAGCCAAGTCCTCTGGCAATCTGAGAGCCCGCCTCAGTCGATTTGCCTCCACGGAGCAGCTGCAGGAGCGCTGGCGCAAGAGCTTCAAGACCGCAGCAACCGAATCGCAGGAGAGCCCCAAAGGGGGAGCAGGTGCGGCGGCAGGAGCAGGAGTGGGAGCAGCGACCGGAATGGCCATTGGTGTCCATCTGGAGCGAACCCTCACGAAGCTCAACGAGAAAATGCATCAGCTCAAGTTTTTTCAGCGCCAGGGAGGGGCAGCCTCCTCCCCCTCGGAGACAGTCGGGAGGCAGTCGAAGCCGAACACTGTCGGGCATGAGCCCGTCTTTATTGACGACGATGAGGAGCTGGCTGCCACCTACCATCACAGCGATAGCGACGAGGACGAAGAGGAGCGTGGCAGCCAGGACAGCGGACACGATGTCTGTGCTGCGGAGGCATTTGGGCAGCAGGAGGATGACAGCGAGGATGGGGATGAAGACGAAGAGGAAGAGACACAGATGGAGCACCCCCTACCAGGAACTGCGTCCGCCCACGCTGCTCGACATATGGCGACGCTGGCTGAGCTACAGGCGGAGGCGGCAAAGGGGGGATGCCCAAACGGAGGACGCTCCTTCGCGGCCTGGAGCAGCGATTCGCTGGAGGAGATCCCTGACGAGGACTACCCCCGAGTGCTCATTCACCAGGAGCACACCGACGACTCCTGCGAGTCCACGCTGATCATCGCCGTAGCCACAAAGACCTCGAAGGCATCATCGCCGGCCCTTGTCCGGAGCCCGACCCCAACCCCGACCCCGACCGGCATCACCACCCAGTGGCTGCTCAACGAACCGACGGAGCAGCAGCCGGGAGGGGCGGGAGAGGCTGAATGCTGGCCTGGTCCCCGGCCCCTGTGCAAGCCTAAGAGCATTGATATCTTCGAGGCCTCGGGGGCCGCGTTCGCCGACTTCGATGAGGCGCTTCGCAACGCCCCCATTCTGAGGATCAGTGCCGGGAGCAGCTGCGATAAGAGCGGCGAGGAGGCGGACGACAGCAGCTCCAGGGTCACAAGAATACGGGTGCAGACCCCCCCACAGATCGGCAACAGCAGAGAGAGTCTGATGGCCCAGGAGCGGGAGGAGGAGCaagagcaggaggaggagaaggatgCGGAGGAGGAAAGGGAGAGGCGTGCTCTGGAGCGTCCCCCGTCCGCCTCGCCTCCACCACCGCCGCTTCCACAACGGCGTCCGCCGCAGCGCAGAATCTCTACTCCGCCGCCAGTGCCCATCTACGATGCAGTGCCTCCGCCGCTGCCCACCAGCAAGCCCCCGCCCCTGAGCATGACCATTCCTCCCAATCGCGCTGCTTCTCCTACTGTTCCCGCGTCGCTCCCAGCGGTTTCGTCCCTCCCGCAGAGGAGCCGTGCCTCCATGACGCGCCCGGCTAAGCCGCTGGTCAAGACCAGCTCCCTGCGGCTCACCTACAACGAACAGGTGCTCCCCGGCGACATTGGTAAGGTGAACAAGCTGATCTCCCGATTCGAGGGCGGCCGCCGGCCTCGCCTCTGTCCACGACGGCTCCACAGCGAGGAGTACGAGCTGACCGCCACCTCAGCCAGTTTCAACGGGGACGAGGATCAGGATGATgcagcggaggaggaggaggatggaCAGAAGGAGGAGGCAGCATCTCCCATTACTCCCACCAATCGACCAGTCGTCATACCAGAGATCGTTACCACGCagcccagcaacaacaacaacaacaacaacaacaacagcaacagcaacaggaggagggagaaggaggaggaggaggagttcCTGACCATGGAACTGTCTTTGGATCGCCAAAACTCCAACTGCAGCCGATCGGAGTACGGGTCGCCCCTGGCCTATCCCTACCCCAGCAGGCGTCGCAGCTCGGCGGCCACTGGAGCTCCCCCTTTCACGCTGCCTGctccccagcagcagcagcagcagcagcagcagcaacagcagcagcaacagcaacagcagcagcagcaacagagaCAGCAGGCACGACGCAGTCGACGATCCATGACCCGCGACGATGAAAACTTTTACAGCTTCGACAGCGACGAAG AGAATAGCTACTACTCCATAAGCCCATCAGGCAGCAGTCGTTACGTGGTGGAGATTTGA
- the LOC108151875 gene encoding actin cytoskeleton-regulatory complex protein pan1 isoform X2 has product MSHQQFHHYHHHDQLQQVQSESVLKGNSSSDLGSERNPQNLHNPCHSTTARGIGGGSMDLRNLCQRLDVDRLRAKLPSLPSLPSLPQLKLPKLLPKLRGRKDFRSSRRNHSSNSNKDGAGGAAVKGVDGGGMCTLPLPLPQQSQQFINRTPQRISTISSLMYEEQQQEVDTGMGMGMGMGMGIGQGTGHRQPSTYRSAGSLDDDYYAPDSGVGDRASRPISPVKIPSAPVEGGGQPPTLTQRIQRGYKSLSELRLKHLFTKQTILRRDDIEVDRYVEQYEAELRSERRALARRDREIADNYDIRFKTLARSRQNSPDREAGEAKVRTKPQKPRSVAEQSGDESGMEGTPPLPARSRKPGIAATRFAKVRQPPLQMEEQEVQRGREEQPDREASPRRSSYKQLLQKLPSFPNTLHSLQKGRSKEEKGAGEEASSTPQTPPPKSAIRKNIKRLRKSIKRPAKLKEKQQQQQQKAVDDSDEEPQQGRESDREKEPPAKSSGNLRARLSRFASTEQLQERWRKSFKTAATESQESPKGGAGAAAGAGVGAATGMAIGVHLERTLTKLNEKMHQLKFFQRQGGAASSPSETVGRQSKPNTVGHEPVFIDDDEELAATYHHSDSDEDEEERGSQDSGHDVCAAEAFGQQEDDSEDGDEDEEEETQMEHPLPGTASAHAARHMATLAELQAEAAKGGCPNGGRSFAAWSSDSLEEIPDEDYPRVLIHQEHTDDSCESTLIIAVATKTSKASSPALVRSPTPTPTPTGITTQWLLNEPTEQQPGGAGEAECWPGPRPLCKPKSIDIFEASGAAFADFDEALRNAPILRISAGSSCDKSGEEADDSSSRVTRIRVQTPPQIGNSRESLMAQEREEEQEQEEEKDAEEERERRALERPPSASPPPPPLPQRRPPQRRISTPPPVPIYDAVPPPLPTSKPPPLSMTIPPNRAASPTVPASLPAVSSLPQRSRASMTRPAKPLVKTSSLRLTYNEQVLPGDIGKVNKLISRFEGGRRPRLCPRRLHSEEYELTATSASFNGDEDQDDAAEEEEDGQKEEAASPITPTNRPVVIPEIVTTQPSNNNNNNNNNSNSNRRREKEEEEEFLTMELSLDRQNSNCSRSEYGSPLAYPYPSRRRSSAATGAPPFTLPAPQQQQQQQQQQQQQQQQQQQQQQRQQARRSRRSMTRDDENFYSFDSDEATTP; this is encoded by the exons ATGAGCCACCAACAGTTCCATCACTATCATCATCACGACCAGCTGCAGCAAGTGCAATCGGAATCGGTATTGAAAGGGAACTCCTCTTCCGACTTGGGCTCCGAAAGGAATCCACAGAATCTGCATAATCCGTGCCACTCCACTACCGCACGCGGCATCGGCGGTGGGTCAATGGACCTTCGTAATCTCTGCCAGCGTCTCGATGTGGATCGCCTGAGAG CCAAGCTGCCTTCGTTGCCTTCGCTGCCCTCGCTGCCGCAACTGAAGCTCCCGAAATTGCTCCCCAAGCTCCGCGGTCGCAAGGACTTCCGCAGCTCCAGGAGAaaccacagcagcaacagtaacAAGGATGGGGCCGGGGGAGCAGCAGTCAAAGGAGTCGACGGCGGAGGAATGTGCAcgctgccgttgccgctgccacaACAGTCACAGCAGTTCATCAACCGCACACCCCAGCGGATCTCCACCATCAGCTCGTTGATGTacgaggagcagcagcaggaggtgGACACGggcatgggaatgggaatgggaatgggaatgggcatTGGCCAAGGAACAGGACACAGACAGCCAAGCACCTATCGAAGTGCGGGGAGTCTGGATGACGATTATTATGCACCGGACAGCGGAGTCGGGGACCGTGCCTCGCGACCCATTAGCCCCGTTAAGATTCCGTCAGCCCCAGTGGAAGGTGGAGGCCAGCCCCCGACTCTGACGCAGCGCATCCAGAGGGGCTACAAGAGCCTCAGCGAGCTTCGGCTGAAGCATCTGTTCACCAAGCAGACGATCCTGAGGCGGGACGACATCGAGGTGGACCGCTACGTGGAGCAGTACGAAGCCGAGCTGCGGTCGGAGCGGCGGGCACTGGCGCGCAGGGATCGGGAGATAGCCGACAACTACGACATTCGATTCAAGACGCTCGCCAGATCCAGACAGAACAGTCCCGACCGAGAGGCCGGAGAGGCGAAGGTGCGCACGAAGCCCCAGAAGCCGCGCAGCGTGGCCGAGCAGAGTGGAGATGAGAGCGGAATGGAGGGCACACCACCACTGCCCGCGAGAAGCAGGAAGCCGGGCATTGCAGCCACGCGATTCGCCAAGGTCCGACAGCCGCCGCTGCAAATGGAAGAGCAGGAGGTGCAGAGGGGGCGCGAGGAGCAGCCGGATCGGGAGGCTTCGCCGCGTCGCAGCAGCTATAAACAGCTGTTGCAAAAGCTCCCCAGCTTCCCCAACACCCTTCACAGTCTCCAGAAAGGTCGCAGCAAGGAGGAGAAGGGTGCGGGGGAGGAGGCATCGAGCACACCTCAAACCCCCCCACCGAAGTCGGCTATCCGCAAAAACATCAAGAGGCTGCGCAAGTCCATCAAGCGGCCAGCGAAGCTcaaggagaagcagcagcagcagcagcagaaggcagTCGACGATTCGGACGAAGAGCCGCAGCAAGGGAGGGAGAGCGACAGGGAGAAGGAGCCACCAGCCAAGTCCTCTGGCAATCTGAGAGCCCGCCTCAGTCGATTTGCCTCCACGGAGCAGCTGCAGGAGCGCTGGCGCAAGAGCTTCAAGACCGCAGCAACCGAATCGCAGGAGAGCCCCAAAGGGGGAGCAGGTGCGGCGGCAGGAGCAGGAGTGGGAGCAGCGACCGGAATGGCCATTGGTGTCCATCTGGAGCGAACCCTCACGAAGCTCAACGAGAAAATGCATCAGCTCAAGTTTTTTCAGCGCCAGGGAGGGGCAGCCTCCTCCCCCTCGGAGACAGTCGGGAGGCAGTCGAAGCCGAACACTGTCGGGCATGAGCCCGTCTTTATTGACGACGATGAGGAGCTGGCTGCCACCTACCATCACAGCGATAGCGACGAGGACGAAGAGGAGCGTGGCAGCCAGGACAGCGGACACGATGTCTGTGCTGCGGAGGCATTTGGGCAGCAGGAGGATGACAGCGAGGATGGGGATGAAGACGAAGAGGAAGAGACACAGATGGAGCACCCCCTACCAGGAACTGCGTCCGCCCACGCTGCTCGACATATGGCGACGCTGGCTGAGCTACAGGCGGAGGCGGCAAAGGGGGGATGCCCAAACGGAGGACGCTCCTTCGCGGCCTGGAGCAGCGATTCGCTGGAGGAGATCCCTGACGAGGACTACCCCCGAGTGCTCATTCACCAGGAGCACACCGACGACTCCTGCGAGTCCACGCTGATCATCGCCGTAGCCACAAAGACCTCGAAGGCATCATCGCCGGCCCTTGTCCGGAGCCCGACCCCAACCCCGACCCCGACCGGCATCACCACCCAGTGGCTGCTCAACGAACCGACGGAGCAGCAGCCGGGAGGGGCGGGAGAGGCTGAATGCTGGCCTGGTCCCCGGCCCCTGTGCAAGCCTAAGAGCATTGATATCTTCGAGGCCTCGGGGGCCGCGTTCGCCGACTTCGATGAGGCGCTTCGCAACGCCCCCATTCTGAGGATCAGTGCCGGGAGCAGCTGCGATAAGAGCGGCGAGGAGGCGGACGACAGCAGCTCCAGGGTCACAAGAATACGGGTGCAGACCCCCCCACAGATCGGCAACAGCAGAGAGAGTCTGATGGCCCAGGAGCGGGAGGAGGAGCaagagcaggaggaggagaaggatgCGGAGGAGGAAAGGGAGAGGCGTGCTCTGGAGCGTCCCCCGTCCGCCTCGCCTCCACCACCGCCGCTTCCACAACGGCGTCCGCCGCAGCGCAGAATCTCTACTCCGCCGCCAGTGCCCATCTACGATGCAGTGCCTCCGCCGCTGCCCACCAGCAAGCCCCCGCCCCTGAGCATGACCATTCCTCCCAATCGCGCTGCTTCTCCTACTGTTCCCGCGTCGCTCCCAGCGGTTTCGTCCCTCCCGCAGAGGAGCCGTGCCTCCATGACGCGCCCGGCTAAGCCGCTGGTCAAGACCAGCTCCCTGCGGCTCACCTACAACGAACAGGTGCTCCCCGGCGACATTGGTAAGGTGAACAAGCTGATCTCCCGATTCGAGGGCGGCCGCCGGCCTCGCCTCTGTCCACGACGGCTCCACAGCGAGGAGTACGAGCTGACCGCCACCTCAGCCAGTTTCAACGGGGACGAGGATCAGGATGATgcagcggaggaggaggaggatggaCAGAAGGAGGAGGCAGCATCTCCCATTACTCCCACCAATCGACCAGTCGTCATACCAGAGATCGTTACCACGCagcccagcaacaacaacaacaacaacaacaacaacagcaacagcaacaggaggagggagaaggaggaggaggaggagttcCTGACCATGGAACTGTCTTTGGATCGCCAAAACTCCAACTGCAGCCGATCGGAGTACGGGTCGCCCCTGGCCTATCCCTACCCCAGCAGGCGTCGCAGCTCGGCGGCCACTGGAGCTCCCCCTTTCACGCTGCCTGctccccagcagcagcagcagcagcagcagcagcaacagcagcagcaacagcaacagcagcagcagcaacagagaCAGCAGGCACGACGCAGTCGACGATCCATGACCCGCGACGATGAAAACTTTTACAGCTTCGACAGCGACGAAG CTACTACTCCATAA
- the LOC108152873 gene encoding selenoprotein BthD, giving the protein MPPKRRKKAIEATFVPDPGAAALDPSQPVLYIEHCRSURVFRRRAEELHAALQERGLHKLQLQLNVKGTPRRGAFELHLAKQPTTEASEQHFLWSGLKRTPRAQKFPPVDDVFRWIVEMLGQVTEKQQPGQAGDQIPKEEEPEPELKQEAVPAKKSQKRKRSAKTTKSEPEPVNVPNEEQVVSTNNAKRRK; this is encoded by the exons ATGCCGCCGAAGCGACGTAAGAAAGCGATT GAGGCCACATTTGTGCCTGATCCTGGGGCAGCAGCCCTGGATCCCTCGCAGCCAGTCCTCTACATCGAACACTGCCGCTCCTGACGCGTTTTCCGTCGTCGGGCCGAAGAGCTGCACGCGGCCCTGCAAGAGCGCGGTCTCCACAAGCTGCAGCTTCAGCTGAATGTCAAAGGGACGCCTCGTCGTGGAGCGTTCGAGCTGCACTTGGCCAAGCAGCCGACAACGGAGGCGAGTGAGCAGCATTTTCTTTGGTCTGGCCTAAAACGTACTCCGCGTGCCCAGAAGTTTCCCCCTGTCGACGATGTATTTCGGTGGATTGTCGAGATGCTTGGCCAGGTAACGGAAAAACAACAGCCGGGGCAGGCAGGCGATCAGATACCCAAGGAGGAGGAGCCCGAGCCCGAATTGAAGCAGGAAGCCGTGCCCGCAAAGAAATCTCAAAAGCGCAAACGCTCTGCCAAGACCACAAAGTCAGAACCAGAGCCGGTGAATGTCCCCAACGAAGAGCAGGTCGTATCCACCAACAATGCTAAGCGAAGGAAGTGA
- the LOC108152871 gene encoding RNA-binding protein FUS, translating to MSSAVNIQIVSMPNLAKIENFLKDVSYRETIEYSANFNTRLCIERRLRLPFLDPQTGVAQNHSQLFMDKRQRMPGFRQGQIYTYPAARWRKSRRQYLTKMYSRFPERPFQALRKEHEALVASGVNLGIGLSSLGGGSSSSSLSLNMLTGAGTTTPSVLAALHSDTTHDFNGAFSLEESSSLGAAGGDTSDSKDSQQQHHHQQQHHQQQLTQCKDDLPKEWFYDDMDMNDVDSLEEPKSPADDEYDYDPRYGNKKRRKRRPGKRGTFNAAIGDGGGGGGGGSSGGSSARRRSAVMRTRITTTDAALDASLEAIELGDSVPGSNGGGCGGSGGGTPTSSSGIGNNGGGNGGSGAGGRRSRGVGTRGRRRTKGVGGSSLGGSGSGLPHSSCDPHIPGMIIEPPSFESAAAAVGVGGVVEDGNAHLRNYRKYL from the exons ATGTCCTCGGCCGTCAACATACAGATCGTGTCGATGCCTAATCTGGCGAAAATCGAGAACTTCCTAAAGGATGTCAGCTACCGGGAGACGATCGAGTACAGTGCCAATTTCAACACACGCCTGTGCATCGAACGGCGACTGCGGCTGCCCTTCCTTGATCCGCAAACGGGCGTAGCCCAGAACCACTCACAATTGTTCATGGACAAGCGGCAGCGGATGCCAGGCTTTCGGCAGGGACAAATCTACACGTATCCGGCGGCCAGGTGGCGAAAGAGTCGCCGCCAATACTTGACCAAGATGTACAG TCGGTTTCCCGAGCGACCCTTCCAGGCGCTGCGCAAGGAGCACGAAGCGCTAGTAGCCAGCGGCGTTAATCTCGGCATCGGCCTGAGCAGCCtgggcggcggcagcagctcctCCTCCCTCAGTCTCAACATGCTGACAGGGGCCGGTACAACAACGCCCTCTGTCCTGGCTGCATTGCACAGCGATACCACGCACGACTTCAATGGAGCCTTCAGCCTGGAGGAGTCCAGCTCCCTGGGTGCGGCCGGTGGCGACACCTCCGACAGCAAGgatagccagcagcagcaccaccaccaacagcagcaccatcagcagcagttAACGCAGTGCAAGGATGATCTGCCCAAGGAATGGTTCTACGATGACATGGACATGAACGATGTCGACTCGCTGGAAGAGCCAAAGTCGCCGGCAGACGACGAATACGACTACGATCCGCGCTATGGCAACAAGAAGAGGCGCAAGCGTCGTCCCGGCAAGCGGGGTACATTCAATGCGGCTATCGGTGACGGTgggggtggcggcggcggtggctcCAGCGGCGGCTCTAGCGCCCGACGACGCAGTGCCGTGATGCGTACCCGCATTACCACCACAGATGCCGCCCTGGATGCTTCCCTAGAGGCCATTGAGTTAGGCGACAGTGTCCCTGGAAGCAATGGCGGCGGTTGCGGTGGCAGCGGCGGAGGCACGCCCACTTCCAGCAGCGGCATCGGCAATAACGGCGGTGGAAATGGGGGCAGTGGCGCCGGTGGCCGACGCTCACGGGGAGTGGGCACTCGCGGCCGGCGACGGACCAAAGGAGTCGGTGGATCCTCCTTGGGCGGCTCGGGCTCTGGCCTGCCCCACAGTTCATGTGATCCGCACATCCCGGGCATGATCATTGAGCCGCCTTCCTTTGAGAGTGCCGCTGCGGCAGTGggcgtcggcggcgtcgtCGAGGACGGGAATGCCCATTTGCGCAACTATCGGAAATATCTGTAA
- the LOC108152872 gene encoding fatty acid hydroxylase domain-containing protein 2 yields MEALLECWTQAGEFMQERWLSLLDVIGEDPWRLWVLGSTVTIFSVYWVYAALFTIMDITNRPRFIRKYKIQPGQNEPVDLTKLWRAIKVVLFNLTVVNLLASWVVFELIYKNKNSQNVRELPTFRRSVRDLVVFVVLEEIMFYYAHRLMHHKAVYKYVHKKHHEWTAPIAAITLYAHPVEHVLANLLPVALSIALLGTHVALAWMIFALAIINSMSDHTGYSFPWSGGSVRFHDYHHAKFNYNYGVIGLLDKLHGTYRATPEQKPPMRGSGKTVKRKLK; encoded by the exons ATGGAGGCCCTACTGGAGTGCTGGACTCAGGCTGGGGAGTTTATGCAGGAGCGCTGGCTGTCGCTGCTCGACGTGATCGGCGAGGATCCCTGGCGGCTGTGGGTGCTGGGCAGCACTGTGACAATATTCTCCGTCTACTGGGTGTATGCGGCTCTGTTTACCATTATGGATATTACGAATCGACCGCGGTTCATACGCAAATACAAGATCCAACCGGGTCAGAACGAGCCCGTTGATCTGACCAAGCTTTGGCGTGCCATCAAGGTGGTGCTTTTTAACCTGACGGTCGTCAATCTGTTGGCCTCGTGGGTGGTATTCGAACTGATCTACAAGAACAAGAACAGTCAGAATGTACGGGAGCTGCCCACGTTCAGGCGATCGGTGCGAGATCTGGTGGTGTTCGTGGTGCTAGAGGAGATCATGTTCTACTATGCCCATCGTCTGATGCACCACAAAGCGGTCTACAAGTATGTGCACAAGAAGCATCACGAGTGGACGGCCCCGATAGCGGCGATCACGCTGTATGCCCACCCCGTGGAGCATGTACTGGCCAACCTTCTCCCGGTGGCACTCTCAATAGCGCTACTGGGCACCCACGTCGCCTTGGCCTGGATGATTTTTGCCTTGGCCATTATCAACTCGATGAGCGATCATACTGGATACAGCTTTCCCTGGTCGGGGGGATCCGTCCGCTTCCACGACTATCACCATGCCAA ATTCAACTATAATTATGGTGTGATCGGCTTGCTGGACAAATTGCACGGGACATATCGTGCAACGCCGGAACAGAAACCGCCCATGCGGGGCAGTGGCAAAACAGTCAAGAGGAAACTAAAATAA